The following are encoded together in the Peromyscus leucopus breed LL Stock chromosome 1, UCI_PerLeu_2.1, whole genome shotgun sequence genome:
- the LOC114684190 gene encoding leukocyte immunoglobulin-like receptor subfamily B member 4 isoform X4, with translation MTGRTCLQTENSLSDVSTEYGQAAPGAQARKIARLTMVPMLRMLLCLGLSVGQKTAVLAETLTKPKIWAEPHSVIAMYAPVTIWCQGSWDAKEYHLLKEGRTDLWDRQYPLESLDKAKFHIKQMTVDFAGIYKCNYKSPAGWSEHSDTLELVLTGAYHKPSLSVWPGPAVTLGETITMQCSSLLGFGTFSLIQEGKHHLQWILDSQQSANREFQAHFVLDPVTTIHNGTFRCYGCFRNRPQVWSKSSDSLHLLVSESKDQSPTHTENGLGRYQKVLIGVLVSLLLLFFLLILLILFRYQCKGKEKNAVLADQRETNLQLLEGDTDPTARDRLPQKRSGPDAAIKEENQYASAMDPQPEETVELDSWNPSDEEPQRIVYAHVKPSRLHRAGSTSPSPLSGKVLDMKNNQSGENREMYSQEPQNVTYAQLCRRTLE, from the exons ATGACAGGAAGGACCTGCCTCCAGACGGAAAACAGCCTGTCTGATGTTTCTACAGAATATGGTCAGGCTGCCCCAGGAGCACAAGCAAGAAAAATAGCAAGACTCACCATGGTCCCCATGCTGAGAATGCTGCTCTGTCTTG GACTGAGTGTGGGACAGAAGACTGCAGTCCTGGCAG AAACCCTCACAAAGCCCAAAATCTGGGCTGAGCCACACTCTGTGATCGCCATGTATGCACCTGTTACTATTTGGTGTCAGGGGTCCTGGGATGCCAAGGAGTACCATTTGCTTAAAGAGGGAAGAACGGATCTTTGGGACAGACAATACCCTCTGGAAAGCTTGGACAAGGCTAAGTTCCATATTAAACAGATGACAGTGGACTTTGCAGGGATATATAAGTGTAACTATAAGAGCCCTGCTGGCTGGTCAGAGCACAGTGACACCCTGGAACTTGTGCTAACAG GAGCCTATCATAAACCAAGCCTGTCTGTTTGGCCCGGTCCTGCTGTGACCTTAGGAGAGACCATAACCATGCAGTGCAGCTCATTGCTGGGATTCGGCACATTCTCTCTGATCCAGGAAGGAAAGCACCACCTCCAATGGATCCTGGACTCACAGCAAAGTGCCAATAGGGAGTTTCAAGCTCATTTTGTTCTGGACCCTGTGACCACCATCCACAATGGTACATTCAGATGCTATGGCTGTTTTAGGAACCGACCCCAGGTGTGGTCAAAATCAAGTGACTCCCTTCACCTCTTGGTCTCAG AATCCAAGGACCAGTCTCCCACCCACACTGAGAATG GATTGGGAAGGTACCAGAAGGTTCTCATTGGAGTCTTGGTCAGCCTCCtcctgcttttcttcctccttattCTTCTCATCCTCTTCCGATATCAGTGCAAAGGCAAAGAGAAGAACGCAG TTCTTGCAGACCAAAGGGAGACCAACTTGCAACTTCTTGAAGGGGATACAGACCCAACAGCCAGAGATAGACTTCCTCAGAAGAG ATCCGGCCCAGATGCTGCCATCAAGGAAGAAAACCAGT ATGCTTCTGCAATGGACCCACAACCTGAGGAGACTGTAGAGCTGGACAGTTGG AACCCATCTGATGAAGAACCCCAAAGAATTGTGTATGCCCATGTGAAACCCTCCAGGCTTCATAGAGCAGGAAGTACCTCTCCTTCCCCACTGTCAGGAAAAGTACTGGACATGAAGAATAATCAAtcaggagagaacagagagatgtACTCTCAG GAACCGCAGAATGTGACCTATGCCCAGTTATGTAGAAGGACACTGGAATAA
- the LOC114684190 gene encoding leukocyte immunoglobulin-like receptor subfamily B member 4 isoform X1, with protein MTGRTCLQTENSLSDVSTEYGQAAPGAQARKIARLTMVPMLRMLLCLGLSVGQKTAVLAETLTKPKIWAEPHSVIAMYAPVTIWCQGSWDAKEYHLLKEGRTDLWDRQYPLESLDKAKFHIKQMTVDFAGIYKCNYKSPAGWSEHSDTLELVLTGAYHKPSLSVWPGPAVTLGETITMQCSSLLGFGTFSLIQEGKHHLQWILDSQQSANREFQAHFVLDPVTTIHNGTFRCYGCFRNRPQVWSKSSDSLHLLVSESKDQSPTHTENGLGRYQKVLIGVLVSLLLLFFLLILLILFRYQCKGKEKNAVLADQRETNLQLLEGDTDPTARDRLPQKRSGPDAAIKEENQYASAMDPQPEETVELDSWNPSDEEPQRIVYAHVKPSRLHRAGSTSPSPLSGKVLDMKNNQSGENREMYSQVGSVHSSSTSCQCQAHTFLQLCPTPGYYIQGTAECDLCPVM; from the exons ATGACAGGAAGGACCTGCCTCCAGACGGAAAACAGCCTGTCTGATGTTTCTACAGAATATGGTCAGGCTGCCCCAGGAGCACAAGCAAGAAAAATAGCAAGACTCACCATGGTCCCCATGCTGAGAATGCTGCTCTGTCTTG GACTGAGTGTGGGACAGAAGACTGCAGTCCTGGCAG AAACCCTCACAAAGCCCAAAATCTGGGCTGAGCCACACTCTGTGATCGCCATGTATGCACCTGTTACTATTTGGTGTCAGGGGTCCTGGGATGCCAAGGAGTACCATTTGCTTAAAGAGGGAAGAACGGATCTTTGGGACAGACAATACCCTCTGGAAAGCTTGGACAAGGCTAAGTTCCATATTAAACAGATGACAGTGGACTTTGCAGGGATATATAAGTGTAACTATAAGAGCCCTGCTGGCTGGTCAGAGCACAGTGACACCCTGGAACTTGTGCTAACAG GAGCCTATCATAAACCAAGCCTGTCTGTTTGGCCCGGTCCTGCTGTGACCTTAGGAGAGACCATAACCATGCAGTGCAGCTCATTGCTGGGATTCGGCACATTCTCTCTGATCCAGGAAGGAAAGCACCACCTCCAATGGATCCTGGACTCACAGCAAAGTGCCAATAGGGAGTTTCAAGCTCATTTTGTTCTGGACCCTGTGACCACCATCCACAATGGTACATTCAGATGCTATGGCTGTTTTAGGAACCGACCCCAGGTGTGGTCAAAATCAAGTGACTCCCTTCACCTCTTGGTCTCAG AATCCAAGGACCAGTCTCCCACCCACACTGAGAATG GATTGGGAAGGTACCAGAAGGTTCTCATTGGAGTCTTGGTCAGCCTCCtcctgcttttcttcctccttattCTTCTCATCCTCTTCCGATATCAGTGCAAAGGCAAAGAGAAGAACGCAG TTCTTGCAGACCAAAGGGAGACCAACTTGCAACTTCTTGAAGGGGATACAGACCCAACAGCCAGAGATAGACTTCCTCAGAAGAG ATCCGGCCCAGATGCTGCCATCAAGGAAGAAAACCAGT ATGCTTCTGCAATGGACCCACAACCTGAGGAGACTGTAGAGCTGGACAGTTGG AACCCATCTGATGAAGAACCCCAAAGAATTGTGTATGCCCATGTGAAACCCTCCAGGCTTCATAGAGCAGGAAGTACCTCTCCTTCCCCACTGTCAGGAAAAGTACTGGACATGAAGAATAATCAAtcaggagagaacagagagatgtACTCTCAGGTAGGTTCTGTTCATTCCAGCTCCACAAGTTGCCAGTGCCAAGCACATACCTTCCTCCAACTCTGTCCCACTCCAGGCTACTACATCCAAGGAACCGCAGAATGTGACCTATGCCCAGTTATGTAG
- the LOC114684190 gene encoding leukocyte immunoglobulin-like receptor subfamily B member 4 isoform X2, protein MTGRTCLQTENSLSDVSTEYGQAAPGAQARKIARLTMVPMLRMLLCLGLSVGQKTAVLAETLTKPKIWAEPHSVIAMYAPVTIWCQGSWDAKEYHLLKEGRTDLWDRQYPLESLDKAKFHIKQMTVDFAGIYKCNYKSPAGWSEHSDTLELVLTGAYHKPSLSVWPGPAVTLGETITMQCSSLLGFGTFSLIQEGKHHLQWILDSQQSANREFQAHFVLDPVTTIHNGTFRCYGCFRNRPQVWSKSSDSLHLLVSESKDQSPTHTENGLGRYQKVLIGVLVSLLLLFFLLILLILFRYQCKGKEKNADQRETNLQLLEGDTDPTARDRLPQKRSGPDAAIKEENQYASAMDPQPEETVELDSWNPSDEEPQRIVYAHVKPSRLHRAGSTSPSPLSGKVLDMKNNQSGENREMYSQVGSVHSSSTSCQCQAHTFLQLCPTPGYYIQGTAECDLCPVM, encoded by the exons ATGACAGGAAGGACCTGCCTCCAGACGGAAAACAGCCTGTCTGATGTTTCTACAGAATATGGTCAGGCTGCCCCAGGAGCACAAGCAAGAAAAATAGCAAGACTCACCATGGTCCCCATGCTGAGAATGCTGCTCTGTCTTG GACTGAGTGTGGGACAGAAGACTGCAGTCCTGGCAG AAACCCTCACAAAGCCCAAAATCTGGGCTGAGCCACACTCTGTGATCGCCATGTATGCACCTGTTACTATTTGGTGTCAGGGGTCCTGGGATGCCAAGGAGTACCATTTGCTTAAAGAGGGAAGAACGGATCTTTGGGACAGACAATACCCTCTGGAAAGCTTGGACAAGGCTAAGTTCCATATTAAACAGATGACAGTGGACTTTGCAGGGATATATAAGTGTAACTATAAGAGCCCTGCTGGCTGGTCAGAGCACAGTGACACCCTGGAACTTGTGCTAACAG GAGCCTATCATAAACCAAGCCTGTCTGTTTGGCCCGGTCCTGCTGTGACCTTAGGAGAGACCATAACCATGCAGTGCAGCTCATTGCTGGGATTCGGCACATTCTCTCTGATCCAGGAAGGAAAGCACCACCTCCAATGGATCCTGGACTCACAGCAAAGTGCCAATAGGGAGTTTCAAGCTCATTTTGTTCTGGACCCTGTGACCACCATCCACAATGGTACATTCAGATGCTATGGCTGTTTTAGGAACCGACCCCAGGTGTGGTCAAAATCAAGTGACTCCCTTCACCTCTTGGTCTCAG AATCCAAGGACCAGTCTCCCACCCACACTGAGAATG GATTGGGAAGGTACCAGAAGGTTCTCATTGGAGTCTTGGTCAGCCTCCtcctgcttttcttcctccttattCTTCTCATCCTCTTCCGATATCAGTGCAAAGGCAAAGAGAAGAACGCAG ACCAAAGGGAGACCAACTTGCAACTTCTTGAAGGGGATACAGACCCAACAGCCAGAGATAGACTTCCTCAGAAGAG ATCCGGCCCAGATGCTGCCATCAAGGAAGAAAACCAGT ATGCTTCTGCAATGGACCCACAACCTGAGGAGACTGTAGAGCTGGACAGTTGG AACCCATCTGATGAAGAACCCCAAAGAATTGTGTATGCCCATGTGAAACCCTCCAGGCTTCATAGAGCAGGAAGTACCTCTCCTTCCCCACTGTCAGGAAAAGTACTGGACATGAAGAATAATCAAtcaggagagaacagagagatgtACTCTCAGGTAGGTTCTGTTCATTCCAGCTCCACAAGTTGCCAGTGCCAAGCACATACCTTCCTCCAACTCTGTCCCACTCCAGGCTACTACATCCAAGGAACCGCAGAATGTGACCTATGCCCAGTTATGTAG
- the LOC114684190 gene encoding leukocyte immunoglobulin-like receptor subfamily B member 4 isoform X3 — MVPMLRMLLCLGLSVGQKTAVLAETLTKPKIWAEPHSVIAMYAPVTIWCQGSWDAKEYHLLKEGRTDLWDRQYPLESLDKAKFHIKQMTVDFAGIYKCNYKSPAGWSEHSDTLELVLTGAYHKPSLSVWPGPAVTLGETITMQCSSLLGFGTFSLIQEGKHHLQWILDSQQSANREFQAHFVLDPVTTIHNGTFRCYGCFRNRPQVWSKSSDSLHLLVSESKDQSPTHTENGLGRYQKVLIGVLVSLLLLFFLLILLILFRYQCKGKEKNAVLADQRETNLQLLEGDTDPTARDRLPQKRSGPDAAIKEENQYASAMDPQPEETVELDSWNPSDEEPQRIVYAHVKPSRLHRAGSTSPSPLSGKVLDMKNNQSGENREMYSQATTSKEPQNVTYAQLCRRTLE, encoded by the exons ATGGTCCCCATGCTGAGAATGCTGCTCTGTCTTG GACTGAGTGTGGGACAGAAGACTGCAGTCCTGGCAG AAACCCTCACAAAGCCCAAAATCTGGGCTGAGCCACACTCTGTGATCGCCATGTATGCACCTGTTACTATTTGGTGTCAGGGGTCCTGGGATGCCAAGGAGTACCATTTGCTTAAAGAGGGAAGAACGGATCTTTGGGACAGACAATACCCTCTGGAAAGCTTGGACAAGGCTAAGTTCCATATTAAACAGATGACAGTGGACTTTGCAGGGATATATAAGTGTAACTATAAGAGCCCTGCTGGCTGGTCAGAGCACAGTGACACCCTGGAACTTGTGCTAACAG GAGCCTATCATAAACCAAGCCTGTCTGTTTGGCCCGGTCCTGCTGTGACCTTAGGAGAGACCATAACCATGCAGTGCAGCTCATTGCTGGGATTCGGCACATTCTCTCTGATCCAGGAAGGAAAGCACCACCTCCAATGGATCCTGGACTCACAGCAAAGTGCCAATAGGGAGTTTCAAGCTCATTTTGTTCTGGACCCTGTGACCACCATCCACAATGGTACATTCAGATGCTATGGCTGTTTTAGGAACCGACCCCAGGTGTGGTCAAAATCAAGTGACTCCCTTCACCTCTTGGTCTCAG AATCCAAGGACCAGTCTCCCACCCACACTGAGAATG GATTGGGAAGGTACCAGAAGGTTCTCATTGGAGTCTTGGTCAGCCTCCtcctgcttttcttcctccttattCTTCTCATCCTCTTCCGATATCAGTGCAAAGGCAAAGAGAAGAACGCAG TTCTTGCAGACCAAAGGGAGACCAACTTGCAACTTCTTGAAGGGGATACAGACCCAACAGCCAGAGATAGACTTCCTCAGAAGAG ATCCGGCCCAGATGCTGCCATCAAGGAAGAAAACCAGT ATGCTTCTGCAATGGACCCACAACCTGAGGAGACTGTAGAGCTGGACAGTTGG AACCCATCTGATGAAGAACCCCAAAGAATTGTGTATGCCCATGTGAAACCCTCCAGGCTTCATAGAGCAGGAAGTACCTCTCCTTCCCCACTGTCAGGAAAAGTACTGGACATGAAGAATAATCAAtcaggagagaacagagagatgtACTCTCAG GCTACTACATCCAAGGAACCGCAGAATGTGACCTATGCCCAGTTATGTAGAAGGACACTGGAATAA
- the LOC114684190 gene encoding leukocyte immunoglobulin-like receptor subfamily B member 4 isoform X5, whose translation MTGRTCLQTENSLSDVSTEYGQAAPGAQARKIARLTMVPMLRMLLCLGLSVGQKTAVLAETLTKPKIWAEPHSVIAMYAPVTIWCQGSWDAKEYHLLKEGRTDLWDRQYPLESLDKAKFHIKQMTVDFAGIYKCNYKSPAGWSEHSDTLELVLTGAYHKPSLSVWPGPAVTLGETITMQCSSLLGFGTFSLIQEGKHHLQWILDSQQSANREFQAHFVLDPVTTIHNGTFRCYGCFRNRPQVWSKSSDSLHLLVSESKDQSPTHTENVLADQRETNLQLLEGDTDPTARDRLPQKRSGPDAAIKEENQYASAMDPQPEETVELDSWNPSDEEPQRIVYAHVKPSRLHRAGSTSPSPLSGKVLDMKNNQSGENREMYSQVGSVHSSSTSCQCQAHTFLQLCPTPGYYIQGTAECDLCPVM comes from the exons ATGACAGGAAGGACCTGCCTCCAGACGGAAAACAGCCTGTCTGATGTTTCTACAGAATATGGTCAGGCTGCCCCAGGAGCACAAGCAAGAAAAATAGCAAGACTCACCATGGTCCCCATGCTGAGAATGCTGCTCTGTCTTG GACTGAGTGTGGGACAGAAGACTGCAGTCCTGGCAG AAACCCTCACAAAGCCCAAAATCTGGGCTGAGCCACACTCTGTGATCGCCATGTATGCACCTGTTACTATTTGGTGTCAGGGGTCCTGGGATGCCAAGGAGTACCATTTGCTTAAAGAGGGAAGAACGGATCTTTGGGACAGACAATACCCTCTGGAAAGCTTGGACAAGGCTAAGTTCCATATTAAACAGATGACAGTGGACTTTGCAGGGATATATAAGTGTAACTATAAGAGCCCTGCTGGCTGGTCAGAGCACAGTGACACCCTGGAACTTGTGCTAACAG GAGCCTATCATAAACCAAGCCTGTCTGTTTGGCCCGGTCCTGCTGTGACCTTAGGAGAGACCATAACCATGCAGTGCAGCTCATTGCTGGGATTCGGCACATTCTCTCTGATCCAGGAAGGAAAGCACCACCTCCAATGGATCCTGGACTCACAGCAAAGTGCCAATAGGGAGTTTCAAGCTCATTTTGTTCTGGACCCTGTGACCACCATCCACAATGGTACATTCAGATGCTATGGCTGTTTTAGGAACCGACCCCAGGTGTGGTCAAAATCAAGTGACTCCCTTCACCTCTTGGTCTCAG AATCCAAGGACCAGTCTCCCACCCACACTGAGAATG TTCTTGCAGACCAAAGGGAGACCAACTTGCAACTTCTTGAAGGGGATACAGACCCAACAGCCAGAGATAGACTTCCTCAGAAGAG ATCCGGCCCAGATGCTGCCATCAAGGAAGAAAACCAGT ATGCTTCTGCAATGGACCCACAACCTGAGGAGACTGTAGAGCTGGACAGTTGG AACCCATCTGATGAAGAACCCCAAAGAATTGTGTATGCCCATGTGAAACCCTCCAGGCTTCATAGAGCAGGAAGTACCTCTCCTTCCCCACTGTCAGGAAAAGTACTGGACATGAAGAATAATCAAtcaggagagaacagagagatgtACTCTCAGGTAGGTTCTGTTCATTCCAGCTCCACAAGTTGCCAGTGCCAAGCACATACCTTCCTCCAACTCTGTCCCACTCCAGGCTACTACATCCAAGGAACCGCAGAATGTGACCTATGCCCAGTTATGTAG